A region from the Candidatus Bathyarchaeota archaeon genome encodes:
- a CDS encoding type II glyceraldehyde-3-phosphate dehydrogenase has product MIHVAVNGYGVIGRRVADAVALQPDMKLEGVVKVKPDYKARLAGMKYPLYALDDEGLRNFENKGLSPVGTLTDLLEKVDVVVDACPGGVGAKNKEIYERFSKKAVFQGGEKHEVAGFSFVAQCNFNQAKGRKFIRVVSCNTTGLCRTLDTLEQKFGLEKARVVITRRATDPDDPSKGPIDSIVLDPVELPSHHGPDVNTVLPNVNIITMALMVPCTHMHVHSVIATLREKNVTEDKVIKTFEEAPRVLLVSSGQGFKSTSHVVDFAREMLRPRNDLYEVVIWKESFKVVGNELFFYMGIHQEAIVIPENVDAIRALDGGYTKEDSMKLTNKTLGIAH; this is encoded by the coding sequence ATGATACATGTTGCCGTGAATGGGTATGGCGTTATTGGAAGGCGAGTCGCTGATGCTGTAGCCCTTCAACCCGACATGAAGCTTGAAGGAGTAGTAAAGGTAAAGCCCGATTACAAAGCTCGCCTTGCGGGGATGAAGTATCCTCTTTATGCTCTTGACGATGAAGGGCTGAGAAACTTCGAGAACAAGGGATTAAGCCCAGTTGGAACGCTCACAGATCTCCTCGAAAAGGTCGACGTTGTCGTTGATGCATGTCCAGGTGGAGTTGGCGCGAAAAACAAAGAGATTTACGAGAGATTTAGTAAGAAGGCTGTTTTCCAAGGTGGAGAGAAACATGAAGTCGCCGGCTTCTCATTCGTGGCTCAATGCAACTTTAACCAAGCGAAAGGCAGAAAGTTCATCAGAGTAGTTTCATGCAATACAACTGGACTTTGTAGAACACTGGATACATTGGAACAAAAGTTTGGTCTAGAGAAGGCTAGAGTGGTGATTACGAGAAGAGCAACGGATCCAGACGACCCAAGTAAAGGGCCCATCGATTCAATCGTACTTGACCCGGTTGAATTACCCTCACATCATGGACCTGACGTCAACACTGTTCTTCCAAACGTAAACATAATTACGATGGCATTAATGGTACCTTGTACCCATATGCACGTACATAGCGTGATTGCTACTCTAAGGGAGAAGAATGTAACTGAGGATAAAGTGATAAAGACGTTTGAAGAGGCTCCAAGGGTATTGTTAGTAAGTAGTGGTCAGGGCTTTAAGTCTACTTCACATGTGGTCGACTTTGCAAGAGAAATGCTCAGACCAAGAAACGATCTCTACGAAGTTGTTATTTGGAAGGAGTCGTTCAAAGTCGTCGGAAATGAACTTTTCTTCTACATGGGAATCCATCAAGAAGCGATTGTAATCCCTGAAAACGTGGATGCGATCAGAGCCTTAGATGGGGGATATACGAAAGAAGATTCAATGAAGCTAACAAACAAGACTCTCGGAATAGCGCACTAG